Part of the Deinococcus radiopugnans ATCC 19172 genome is shown below.
AGTTCGGGCCGGACCTTCACCGCCGCCGACCGGCGTCCGGTGGTGGCGTTCGTGGGCACGGTCAGCCTGCAACTGGTCTTGGGGCTGCTGCTGTTCGGCTTCATGGGCGCCCAGAACATCCCGGTTTTCGCGGGGGCACGCGCCAGCTTCCAGTGGGAACACCTGGGGTTGGGGGTGCTGGCCGCCGTGTTCGCCACCCTGGCCTCGGCGCTGAGCAAACGCGCGAGCGGCAATCCGGCCAAATTTCGCGCCGTGACCGTGTGGACCGTGCTCAGTCTGGTGGTGGCGCTGGCGGGGATTCCGTGGTGGAGGCCGCTGCTGCGCTTCTTCAACGCGTAGGGGTTGATGCCCTGATTGGGGTCAGCCCCCGGTGGGCTGCAGGGCTGACGCGGGGGTGCCCCGTCTCCTCGGGGGCCGCAGCATCTCGGCGAAGGCCCGCGCCCCCTGCCTTTTCGAGGGCATGTACCACACGAAGAACAGCAGCCGCAGCCACCACGCGGCCGCGCCGGTCAGCGGGACGCCGAACAGTTCGCCCACGCCGTCGCCTCGTCCCAGGCCCGCCACCTGACCCAGCCCCCGGTACGAAAAGCGCTTCAGGGACCGCGCCTGCACGCTGCGGGCCATGTTGTGCCCGGCCCACATACCGTGCTTCATGGCCCACAGGGCATTAACCGGGCAGTCCCCGGCGCGGGCCGGATGCCTGACGCGGGCCGCGTCTCCGCCGGTCCACAGCCGGGTCTGACCCTGAACGCGCAGGAAGTCGTCGGTCAGCAGGCGGCCGGCGTCGTCGCGCGGCAACTCCTCGGTGCCGGGCAGCACGCTCAGGGCGATGCCGGCGGCGTACAGGATCTCGTTGACCCGCAGCGACGCGCCGTCTTCCAGCCGCACCTCTCCAGCCCTGATTTCGGTGACCCGCCGGCCCAGGTGGAGCTGCACCCCGGCGCGTTGCAGCGCCTGCCGGGCATGGGCCGCCAGGCCACCAAACCGGCCTTGCAGGCAGTCCAGCACGCCGCCGCTGCACAGCAGATGCACCTCGCCCGGTACGCCGGCGCGGGTTAGCCGCTCGCGCAGGGCCGCCGCCATCTCCACGCCGGCGAAGCCGCCACCGATCACGGCCAGGGTGGTGGGCTGCCCGTCCGCCAGTCGCTGCGCCAGATGGGCGCGGAACGCCTGCATGTCGCGGCTGTCCTTGAGCCGCCAGCCGTGTTCGCGCAGCCCTGGCACACGCTCAAAGGGATCGCGCGATCCGGTGCCGATCAGCAGGTGGTCGTAGCACAGGGTGCTGGTCCGCCCGGCCTGATCCTGGACATGGACACGCTGCATCGGCAGCTCGGCGCGGGTCACGGTGGCCTCGATCACGCGGGCCTGCGGCAGCAGGTCCCGGAGGGGGGTCAGCGTGCGTTCCAGCGGCAGCACGCCGCCCAGCACCTCGCCCGTGAAGCCGTGGAAGGTGTGGTACGGCGTGCTGTTCACCACCGTGATCTCCACCTGCCCGCGCCGCACCTGACGGCCCAACTGGCGCATCACGGCGCGGTAGGCGTCGATGCCCACGTAGCCGCCGCCCAGGATCAGCAGGCGGGCGCGCACGGCCGAGGCGTGGCGGCTCATGCGAGCGCCGTCCCGGCCACGCTGGCCGCGCTGTCTGTGGGCAGAGCTGTGGGCAGAGGGTCCTCGAACCGCCGGTTCAGGTTCACCGGTTGCCCGAAGGTGTGCGGCGGCGCCAGGGTAAAGCCCAGATGCGCGAAGCGGTGGGCCAGCCCCAGCATGTGCTCGGCCTGCCCCACGCTCGGCGTGCCCAGCGCGAAGTGCCCCTGATGTCCGGCCAGCCCCAGCAGCAGCGTTTCGGCCAGACAGGCGTAGGCGATCCCAGGCGGCAGCCCGATGTAGCCCCGGCGCACGATGCCCGGCACGCTGACCAGTCCGCCGTCCACGATCCGCACGTCCGGCCGCGCCAGCAGCAGCTCCGGGCGGGTGTTGCGCGGCTGGGTGTCGTCCAGCACGATGGCTCCCGCCTTCAGGTGGCGGCTGTCCAGCAGCGCGTCCGCCGCCGAGGTGAGCAGCACCACCACGTCGGCGCGGCGCAGATCGTCCAGCGTCGTGCTGAGCTGCGCGCGGCCCGGTTCCAGCGTGGCGGCCAGCGCGTCCAGGCGCTTGCGGTTGCGGCCCACCAGCAGCAGTGGCTGGGCGGTCTGGCGGGCCAGCAGCCCGGTCAGTGGCGTGCCGACGCTGCCGCTGGCCCCGACCACCGCCACCCGCGCGTCCGGCGCGCACTGCCTCAGCAGCCGCAGCACGCCCTGGAACGTGACGGCCGCCGTAAAGGCATTGCC
Proteins encoded:
- a CDS encoding NAD(P)/FAD-dependent oxidoreductase, with amino-acid sequence MSRHASAVRARLLILGGGYVGIDAYRAVMRQLGRQVRRGQVEITVVNSTPYHTFHGFTGEVLGGVLPLERTLTPLRDLLPQARVIEATVTRAELPMQRVHVQDQAGRTSTLCYDHLLIGTGSRDPFERVPGLREHGWRLKDSRDMQAFRAHLAQRLADGQPTTLAVIGGGFAGVEMAAALRERLTRAGVPGEVHLLCSGGVLDCLQGRFGGLAAHARQALQRAGVQLHLGRRVTEIRAGEVRLEDGASLRVNEILYAAGIALSVLPGTEELPRDDAGRLLTDDFLRVQGQTRLWTGGDAARVRHPARAGDCPVNALWAMKHGMWAGHNMARSVQARSLKRFSYRGLGQVAGLGRGDGVGELFGVPLTGAAAWWLRLLFFVWYMPSKRQGARAFAEMLRPPRRRGTPASALQPTGG
- a CDS encoding semialdehyde dehydrogenase, which codes for MNTDQCTPEQQRHPVAFLVHPRTDVARDLGGVCRPLGWVPNAVYEGLMRRVRLPSAVTGTLRYADAPGFRAGWLITVPLTPSELLSGSRRVRDTIDRAVSRARDLGARTVGLGALTAPATAGGAALRHRPDIGITNGNAFTAAVTFQGVLRLLRQCAPDARVAVVGASGSVGTPLTGLLARQTAQPLLLVGRNRKRLDALAATLEPGRAQLSTTLDDLRRADVVVLLTSAADALLDSRHLKAGAIVLDDTQPRNTRPELLLARPDVRIVDGGLVSVPGIVRRGYIGLPPGIAYACLAETLLLGLAGHQGHFALGTPSVGQAEHMLGLAHRFAHLGFTLAPPHTFGQPVNLNRRFEDPLPTALPTDSAASVAGTALA